The Gouania willdenowi unplaced genomic scaffold, fGouWil2.1 scaffold_155_arrow_ctg1, whole genome shotgun sequence sequence tacaataaaaggtagatataagttgtagtgacatggattattctgagtgctcctttttaattatttagaggtcatataaatatgtatgagaacagcattaatgtcactatatttccTCTCAGgcatcaatggtttactgaatctgatcaggtttaatgattacgttttgatcaacttagtttaaatgaacCTAATTCAAATTGGATTAGAATTAGATATAACTGTGCAGTATTCTTCAGAGACCAGATAGCAGCAGATGACAGAAGGCTCATTACAACCAGAAAAGACTTTCCATGAAAACCCACAATCCTTAGAACTGTTTGGTCACTTGCCTTTTGCTCTTGTACAGAAATCATCATCATTAGTATTATTTTGTCTTGTTCAGCAATCCTTATGGGAGAGAATTTTGCAAAGGAGACGGTCGTATGGACAGAGATTGGCGACAAGGCAAAGGTGGAGGTGgcagaggaggagggagaggagcTTTCAGAGGAGGAACTAGAAGCCGAACAGGCTGGTTCAAAATCACGGTGTGTaagctcacactcacactcacatctgGTTAATCTGCTTTGTGATTGGTCTAACAGGATCCCCATTTGTTTGCCTTGTCAACAGATTCCTCACGGCAAAAAGTATGACAAGAAGTGGTTAGTGCCAGCTCTACAGGACATCTGCTCCATCCCTTACACTCCTATTCAGGTGAGTGTTGGCAGGATTTGATCATTTACTAATAAGTGATTGAGATAAAAAAGATGTTGTTTATCACTTGAGATGTATGGAGGAAATGCCTTTGCTTTATCATTGTATTTATCATCCTTTGTATACGTTGATTATTACAGTGAGTTTGAAcactttttcctttattttatttacttgtgatAATCACTAATACTTTTTATATCTCTAACAATCACCTAAATGCTatgttttaattgcattttttctatttactaGTATCATGACGACCACAATAACGTTCATTTCTACGTTGATGATTTCACTACTGCCAGTGCCCTGCGCAAGTGTTCTCGCAAGGTCACAGACTGTGATGGCTATAAGGTACGTTTGTGGTGACAACTGGAAACACAAACTCACTTCTATGAGAACTTTGTGTTATCTGTTATCAGCCTTGAGCTCACGTACACCTGCCTTtatgagaaatgtttttttattacttttttcatgCAAATGGCTTGAAAACTGAGCTTCAGGATCTTCAGTTTGAAAACACCAATTACAAATGTTTCTGAatacttaaaaatgaccaaGGATTTCTTAGAAAACTACAGTCAAAACCACCAACTGGGTCTCAGTGTTTGTCCAGTGCATCTCACAGTGAACAATGTTTACTGATAAATGTATTCTTTGCATTTAGTGAATTGTTTGCTAAATGTTCTCACAGGCTCTACATTACTGTTTTCACTCAttagtttgtgatgttttttttcttgactgATGTTCCTCAAGGTGGCGCTACACATCAAGCGCAGTGATCCCCCCAACTTCCTCTTCCCTAATCTGAAGGTTGAAGAATTGGAGCATCTGAAGGTCAGTGATAACAAATcatccagggggtcagtgtggacattgtggaggagttcaaatacctgggagtgaaTTTCACCCTGATGTGAATTTGATCTACtaatagtttatttgtttagttaaatgtgttaaatttggTGTGACACAATTAGGGTTGCAAAGAGGTGGAAGATTTCCAGTAAATGTTCAAAGGAATTTAAGATTGGGAATATtctaaaatagaaacttttcatgggaattatgtATAGgaatttactggacattttttagttattttaaataataataccatAGCCAAATGTTAACATCCATACAAAATAGTACATACAATAGTACATCTTGTTTTTTAGGACTTGCAgaaagtagtatgttagcattaaTTGGTCAAAGTTGTTGTCTGTTAATGGTTAAATAGTTAACTATGAGCATCCCTGATTTAAAAGAATGTTTTTGAactgttttaaagatgttttttcttctcttttctagCAATGCATGTCAAAACGTTTTGATGGCTCACAGCAAGCTTTGGATCTGACCAGTATTCACACAGACCCAGGTAACCACACCACCTCTTTTGGCATTAGATTATTCACAATGTTGGCCACTTCCTTTGACATCTCAAAGAAAACACCTTTTATTGGGgatgtgttgttttatatagtggaaatatttatcaatcactgttttttaaaacacaatctaaatGGCATGTGTTACTGGGTTAACAGGCTGGAAGCACCAGGTGATacttttatatacagtttacatttttgtggttagaattattattcattgattACAGTTGGTttcataatgtattattattattatttttttttcttaaaatgttttaaatcttcTGAATTGTGTTGTTCATGATGAAATATTACCTTGTGGATTCTTTCATAAGTGGACGTGAATGTTGAAACTTTTATGTTTACTTTGAAACAGACTTGGTCTCACAGGATATTAAAGTGGCtttaaacaggaaaacaaacatgGAGGCCGTCATTAAGATCATTGAAGAAAACATTCCTCAGGTAACGGTCGTACGACAATCAGCAACAATCTGTGTATCTTCATATACTGTGGATACTTTAAAAGTTAGATCATCAAAGTGAAGTCGAGACCTAATGAAATCAATGTTTTCTTTGCAGTTGACAAGCTTGAATCTCAGTCACAACTGCATCCAGAGACTGGATGAACTCAGCGAGCTTGTGACCAAAGTGCCTCATCTGAAGGCCCTGAACCTTTCACACAACGACGTGAGACTGGCCGCTCCAAGGCTTTCATTGTCATGTTTGTGTAGTAGTGTTGAAGGTTCATGTGTTGACGCCTACCGGCTTCCTGTTTGTTCCTCAGCTGAAAAGCGAACATGAGCTGGACAAGTTGAAGGGGCTGAAACTGGTGGAGCTGTGGCTGGTCAGAAACCCTCTCTGTGACCTTTTCAAAGACCCATCTTCATACGTCAGGTCAGTTTTCTTGATCCAAAATTGATGTTTTGATGATTTCTTTACGAAGGCAGTTTCTACTAATCCAACGTCTTATATCTGAGTTTCCCACAGCATGCAAACCAACGTGTGTCAAcctgctgttgtgtgtttttgttcctaaTGAATGACTGAATTTTCCCTCAGTTGATGGAGAACttgtaaacaaaggaaaacccAACAATGTCCAAATTGAGAAAAGTGCTTTGTGTATGGCTGTGTTAAATCACAGGGTCTAACAATGCACTTAAAATGtacttgatatttttttcaccaagactctgttttgtttttgagtgaCAGTGACTCGTTGGTTGCCCTGCATCTTCACCAGAGTGGGGAGGAGTTAAGACCAGACTGGTGGTAACCACCTCTCCCAGCAGCGCATCACTTCTCTCTTTAGAAAAAACCATTTGTTTGGCAGTTTTCAGCTCAAACTGGTAGACCGTGTTTGTGTATATGTTGCTTTGCTACGTCAAATCTGTGTGTATCACCAAAATGGGGCAGAGGGTGAGTATACCTGCTGGTAAGTAAACTCCAGGGTGGGCAT is a genomic window containing:
- the LOC114458652 gene encoding nuclear RNA export factor 1-like → MAYFNEDNHRIAPLHVRKHRGPYKGSSFCRDRQRGNHHGGFGGPGLLSRLVIDRDVTMSDSSQDSSSQPRYNPYGREFCKGDGRMDRDWRQGKGGGGRGGGRGAFRGGTRSRTGWFKITIPHGKKYDKKWLVPALQDICSIPYTPIQYHDDHNNVHFYVDDFTTASALRKCSRKVTDCDGYKVALHIKRSDPPNFLFPNLKVEELEHLKQCMSKRFDGSQQALDLTSIHTDPDLVSQDIKVALNRKTNMEAVIKIIEENIPQLTSLNLSHNCIQRLDELSELVTKVPHLKALNLSHNDLKSEHELDKLKGLKLVELWLVRNPLCDLFKDPSSYVRSVFLIQN